One genomic region from Candidatus Eisenbacteria bacterium encodes:
- a CDS encoding DNA alkylation repair protein: MPRKERRTTAREVLAELRANQAGPGDLAGMARFGIVGKGRLGIRIPVLRAMAKHIGPDHALALALWDTDVPDARILASLLADPARLTVRGMDAWVRDFDSWDVCDQVCLNLFCRSPRAWGRVAAWTARDGEFVRRAGFALIACLATHDRESPDSRFAALLPRIEAASTDGRNFVKKSVNWALRGIGKRNAALNRAASASARRIAGMDSKSSRWIASDALRELESAAVRARLEV, encoded by the coding sequence ATGCCCCGCAAGGAGAGGCGGACCACCGCCCGCGAAGTGCTGGCGGAGCTGCGCGCGAACCAGGCCGGCCCGGGGGACCTCGCCGGCATGGCGCGGTTCGGCATCGTGGGGAAGGGCCGCCTGGGAATCCGCATTCCGGTGTTGCGCGCCATGGCGAAGCACATCGGTCCCGACCATGCGCTGGCGCTCGCACTCTGGGACACGGATGTTCCCGACGCGCGCATCCTGGCCAGCCTGCTGGCCGACCCCGCGCGACTCACGGTGCGCGGGATGGACGCGTGGGTGCGCGACTTCGACTCCTGGGACGTGTGCGACCAGGTGTGCCTGAACCTCTTCTGCCGCTCCCCGAGGGCGTGGGGTCGGGTGGCCGCGTGGACGGCCCGTGACGGGGAGTTCGTGCGCCGGGCGGGCTTCGCGCTGATCGCCTGCCTGGCCACCCACGACCGGGAGTCCCCCGACAGCAGGTTTGCGGCGCTGCTGCCGCGGATCGAGGCCGCGTCCACCGACGGGCGCAACTTCGTGAAGAAGTCGGTCAACTGGGCGCTGCGCGGGATCGGCAAGCGCAACGCGGCGCTGAACCGCGCGGCCTCGGCCTCGGCCCGGCGCATCGCCGGGATGGACTCGAAGTCCTCCCGCTGGATCGCCTCGGACGCGCTGCGGGAGCTGGAAAGCGCGGCGGTGCGCG